In a genomic window of Punica granatum isolate Tunisia-2019 chromosome 6, ASM765513v2, whole genome shotgun sequence:
- the LOC116211300 gene encoding uncharacterized protein LOC116211300, translating to MRTRRMSGDDCHPRACAGKRIPKGCKKYRKNPENVVVIDVDGDDHPDVVIIDVPDSFKHKVRDSAAPRKERKVPYHKVISIDDEDSDVDHPGFTDPGVSELDSDATSSKRSFPSPDISGNHVDSVNQFHNFQAEKSSFKLSKCQKSRTGKAPCRNRYGLSPESEDGLSESDCSDCEVLEGSFEELREQWEKAYSKRRHGSFNCRYGTEDQASTSNFHGGARTNVGVDYRDDFCPGDPISSFSTYNKDAGNLSHDNDDHVDFRERGCSQPDQENACLRSETKEQDQFVPVHGNGEETFRDKDQAHAEHRNSSNNSMDFHCEDQSPKDAYWWFNMEGDKQDDCTGESSEESEERNTGASCPRSPVSANCDDKEPDLNRSQAPGEANVPERVLRDRHDVSNSSSPNETHYERAASYNEELLGDQSVQKSRLSDEIDETNGEIDGDLLRKSSANCDPKESHEAAWGKPEHLVERTCSMKDQDPFVTSTSKTKSNEETGGKGSLITQDSIINGREKLKETDEYRRAQEEEWASRKQQLQLQAEEAQRLRKKRRAETLRMLEMERRQKQRVEEVRKTQKKDEENMNLKEKLRAEIRKELTKLEMSCIDMPSLLRGLGIHVESSSVPLEVHSAYKRALLRFHPDRASRNDIRQQVEAEEKFKLISRMKEKFRLTSCH from the exons atgaggacCAGGAGAATGTCTGGAGATGATTGCCATCCTAGAGCTTGTGCTGGGAAGAGGATCCCCAAGGGCTGCAAGAAGTATAGGAAGAATCCGGAGAATGTTGTTGTCATTGATGTAGATGGTGATGATCATCCAGATGTAGTGATTATTGATGTCCCTGATTCTTTCAAGCACAAGGTACGAGATTCCGCTGCACCTAGGAAGGAAAGGAAGGTTCCATATCATAAGGTTATTAGCATTGATGATGAGGACAGTGATGTCGACCACCCAGGCTTTACTGATCCAGGTGTTAGTGAGTTGGATAGTGATGCTACATCTAGCAAAAGATCCTTTCCCTCGCCAGACATCTCGGGGAATCATGTAGATAGTGTTAatcaatttcataattttcaagCGGAGAAGTCTTCATTCAAGTTGTCAAAGTGCCAGAAGTCTCGCACCGGAAAAGCTCCTTGCAGAAACCGCTATGGGTTAAGTCCTGAATCAGAGGATGGTTTGTCTGAAAGTGATTGTTCCGATTGTGAGGTGCTGGAAGGTTCATTTGAGGAGCTTCGTGAGCAGTGGGAAAAGGCTTACTCAAAGCGAAGGCATGGGAGTTTTAATTGCAGATATGGCACAGAGGACCAGGCTAGCACTTCCAATTTTCATGGAGGTGCTCGCACTAATGTTGGAGTAGACTATAGGGATGACTTTTGTCCTGGAGACCCAATATCTTCGTTTTCAACTTACAACAAAGATGCGGGGAACCTATCTCACGATAATGATGACCATGTGGATTTCCGGGAAAGAGGATGTTCCCAACCTGATCAGGAGAATGCTTGCTTGAGATCTGAGACAAAAGAGCAAGATCAGTTTGTCCCTGTACATGGAAATGGAGAAGAGACATTTAGAGATAAAGATCAAGCTCATGCTGAGCACAGAAATTCGAGCAATAATAGTATGGATTTCCATTGTGAAGACCAAAGTCCTAAAGATGCATATTGGTGGTTTAATATGGAAGGTGATAAGCAAGATGATTGTACAGGAGAAAGTTCTGAGGAAAGTGAGGAGAGAAATACGGGAGCATCTTGTCCCCGCTCTCCTGTGTCAGCAAATTGTGATGATAAAGAGCCTGATTTAAATAGGAGTCAGGCACCTGGTGAAGCAAATGTACCTGAGAGAGTTCTGAGGGATCGTCATGATGTGAGTAACAGTTCTTCTCCAAATGAAACGCATTATGAGAGAGCTGCTAGCTATAACGAAGAACTTCTTGGGGATCAATCAGTGCAGAAGTCCAGATTATCTGATGAAATAGATGAGACAAATGGTGAGATTGATGGAGATCTTCTGAGAAAGTCATCAGCAAACTGCGATCCCAAAGAGAGTCATGAAGCAGCTTGGGGAAAACCAGAACACCTTGTGGAGAGAACTTGTTCAATGAAGGATCAGGACCCATTTGTTACATCAACATCGAAAACTAAATCTAATGAGGAAACGGGTGGTAAAGGTTCGCTTATTACGCAGGATAGCATTATAAATGGACGAGAAAAGCTGAAGGAGACGGATGAATACAGGCGAGCACAGGAGGAGGAATGGGCTTCTCGAAAGCAGCAGTTGCAACTACAG GCTGAAGAAGCCCAGAGGTtgcgaaagaaaagaagagctGAAACTCTACGCATGCTAGAAATGGAAAGGAGGCAAAAGCAACGTGTGGAGGAAGTGAGGAAGACACAAAAGAAG GATGAGGAGAACATGAACTTGAAAGAGAAACTACGTGCTGAAATAAGAAAGGAGCTCACAAAATTGGAAATGTCTTGCATTGATATGCCGTCATTACTCCGTGGCTTGGGGATCCACGTGGAAAGCAGCTCTGTTCCACTTGAG GTGCACTCTGCTTACAAACGCGCCCTCCTGAGATTCCACCCCGACAGAGCATCAAGAAATGACATCCGGCAGCAGGTTGAAGCCGAGGAGAAGTTCAAGCTAATTTCCCGCATGAAGGAGAAGTTTCGGCTGACATCTTGTCATTAG